A single region of the Streptomyces sp. NBC_01262 genome encodes:
- the mycP gene encoding type VII secretion-associated serine protease mycosin, whose translation MGSRAAQSAAAALCALGLVGLSGLAVATPAAADTGADDPSIPIANASCNFGGANIAGKPWSLQRLLLDEMWENSRGAGVKVAVIDTGVDNDNSQLRQAIDPDARGKDYIAPGGDGTDDPVGHGTKVAGIIAARPVAGTGFVGIAPQATIIPIRQNDAEGSGTAGTMADAIDYAVEHGADVINISQDTSQALQPGSDLERAVEDAIHEGAVVVAAAGNDGASGKEKLTYPASFPGVLAVAASDRNNERASFSQPGDFVGVAAPGVDMVSTVPKGGQCIDNGTSFAAPYVAGVVALVRSKYPKWSPAQVVARIEQTAERTESGHNALVGWGVVDPVAALTDDAPPSDKATEDPESTQIQNAGNSIVPGVLTIGETPEERNTRYGIYVVGGGVLIIAVVVGSGIAMRDWRRKHPINTHGEAL comes from the coding sequence GTGGGATCTCGCGCCGCACAGTCCGCCGCGGCAGCCCTGTGCGCCCTGGGCCTCGTCGGCCTGTCAGGCCTGGCCGTGGCCACGCCCGCCGCCGCAGACACCGGCGCCGACGACCCGAGCATTCCGATCGCCAACGCCTCCTGCAACTTCGGCGGCGCCAACATCGCGGGTAAGCCCTGGTCCCTCCAGCGTCTCCTCCTCGACGAGATGTGGGAGAACTCCCGCGGCGCCGGCGTCAAGGTCGCCGTCATCGACACCGGCGTCGACAACGACAACAGCCAGCTCCGGCAGGCCATCGACCCCGACGCTCGCGGCAAGGACTACATCGCCCCCGGCGGCGACGGCACCGACGACCCCGTTGGCCACGGCACCAAGGTCGCCGGCATCATCGCCGCCCGCCCCGTCGCCGGCACCGGCTTCGTCGGCATCGCCCCCCAGGCCACCATCATCCCCATCCGCCAGAACGACGCCGAGGGCAGCGGCACCGCGGGCACCATGGCCGACGCCATCGACTACGCAGTCGAGCACGGCGCCGACGTCATCAACATCTCCCAGGACACCTCCCAGGCCCTCCAGCCCGGCTCGGACCTGGAGAGAGCCGTCGAGGACGCCATCCACGAAGGCGCCGTCGTGGTTGCCGCCGCCGGCAACGACGGCGCCTCCGGCAAGGAGAAACTGACCTACCCCGCCTCCTTCCCCGGCGTCCTCGCCGTCGCCGCCTCCGACCGCAACAACGAGCGCGCCTCCTTCTCCCAGCCCGGCGACTTCGTCGGCGTGGCCGCCCCCGGCGTCGACATGGTCTCCACCGTCCCCAAGGGCGGTCAGTGCATCGACAACGGCACCTCCTTCGCCGCCCCCTACGTCGCCGGCGTCGTCGCCCTCGTCCGCTCCAAGTACCCCAAATGGAGCCCCGCCCAGGTCGTCGCCCGCATCGAACAGACCGCCGAGCGCACCGAGTCCGGCCACAACGCCCTGGTCGGCTGGGGCGTCGTCGACCCGGTGGCCGCCCTCACCGACGATGCCCCGCCCAGCGACAAAGCCACCGAGGACCCCGAGTCCACCCAGATCCAGAACGCCGGCAACTCCATCGTCCCCGGCGTCCTGACCATCGGTGAGACCCCGGAGGAGCGGAACACCCGCTACGGCATATACGTCGTCGGCGGCGGCGTCCTGATCATCGCCGTCGTCGTCGGCTCCGGCATCGCGATGCGCGACTGGCGCCGCAAGCATCCAATCAACACACACGGGGAGGCCCTGTAA
- a CDS encoding WXG100 family type VII secretion target, whose protein sequence is MSGQILVNFTTISQAASDVRTTAGNVRSQLDDLEAGVKQIAQSWEGAAQEGYQAKQAEWDKRAASLHATLEAIAKALDTAAQNYQSTERQNASIWNT, encoded by the coding sequence ATGTCCGGCCAGATCCTCGTCAATTTCACGACGATCTCCCAGGCCGCCTCTGATGTTCGGACGACGGCCGGCAACGTGCGCAGCCAGCTCGACGACCTTGAGGCAGGCGTCAAGCAGATCGCGCAGAGCTGGGAAGGCGCGGCCCAGGAGGGCTACCAGGCCAAGCAGGCCGAGTGGGACAAGCGCGCGGCTTCGCTGCACGCCACCCTTGAGGCCATCGCCAAGGCGCTCGACACCGCCGCCCAGAACTACCAGAGCACGGAGCGTCAGAACGCCTCCATCTGGAACACCTGA
- a CDS encoding WXG100 family type VII secretion target codes for MAGQQYTTTEEEMVAFSNKISTVNGQIQGEISRLQTVIDTITSGWKGAAATSYNNLQSQVNEDATKLNQILGEIKDAIDTTTKNYSASEEEQAASISQVSAQSSPFG; via the coding sequence ATGGCTGGACAGCAGTACACGACGACCGAGGAGGAGATGGTTGCGTTCAGCAACAAGATCTCCACGGTCAACGGACAGATCCAGGGTGAGATCAGCCGTCTGCAGACGGTGATTGACACGATCACCTCGGGCTGGAAGGGCGCGGCCGCCACCTCGTACAACAACCTGCAGTCGCAGGTGAACGAGGACGCGACCAAGCTCAACCAGATCCTGGGCGAGATCAAGGACGCGATCGACACCACGACCAAGAACTACTCGGCCTCGGAAGAGGAGCAGGCGGCGTCGATCAGCCAGGTCTCGGCGCAGTCCTCGCCCTTCGGATGA
- the eccE gene encoding type VII secretion protein EccE, which yields MSSATRARSRNGRQQAARETAHQGQQQVPQQRQPGQQPARVGPVAPRLRTRAGSVGGMRVQQLVYVELAAALVLVGWVIHPIALGITGVVALGLLFFGLGRRRKRPMPEWMATVRAMKQRKREYKEPAPHGTDPAFAPAVECDPALRTYAYPDRDERTVGFVGDGTFLTAIIQVEAPDEPLRPQRGTRPLPLDLLHAALDVEDIHLESVQLVQYTQPAPAPHVPEQAVSVRSYAPIQAQSQTPAVRLTWVALKLDPELCAEAVTARGGGIGGAQRALLRAADQLASRLTGLGFRASVLDEREIVTAVGIASCVNPRANNGGAAARDGRAARRTQESVRAWRCDDRWHTTYWVGNWPQMGPGAVQLADLTALLTSTPVMATTFALTASRGALNSPALTGYVRLAARSENELVAARRILEGRSGTARASLVRLDREQLPGLLATLPLGGTR from the coding sequence ATGTCCAGCGCTACCAGGGCCCGTAGCCGCAACGGCAGGCAGCAGGCGGCACGGGAAACAGCACATCAGGGACAGCAGCAGGTGCCCCAGCAGCGGCAGCCGGGCCAGCAGCCGGCCCGCGTCGGACCGGTGGCTCCCAGGCTGCGCACGCGCGCCGGCAGCGTCGGCGGGATGCGGGTGCAGCAGCTCGTGTACGTGGAGCTGGCGGCGGCGCTGGTGCTGGTGGGCTGGGTGATCCATCCGATCGCCCTCGGGATCACCGGCGTTGTCGCGCTCGGGCTGCTGTTCTTCGGGCTCGGCCGGCGCCGCAAGCGCCCCATGCCGGAGTGGATGGCCACCGTGCGGGCCATGAAGCAACGCAAGAGGGAGTACAAGGAGCCGGCGCCGCACGGCACGGACCCGGCGTTCGCACCGGCCGTGGAGTGCGACCCGGCGCTGCGTACGTACGCCTACCCCGACCGCGACGAGCGGACCGTGGGCTTCGTCGGCGACGGGACCTTCCTGACCGCGATCATCCAGGTGGAGGCGCCCGACGAGCCGCTGCGCCCGCAGCGCGGGACGCGGCCGCTGCCCCTGGACCTGCTGCACGCGGCACTGGACGTCGAGGACATCCACCTGGAGTCGGTGCAGCTGGTGCAGTACACCCAGCCCGCCCCGGCCCCGCATGTGCCCGAACAGGCCGTCTCCGTACGCTCCTACGCGCCGATCCAGGCCCAGTCGCAGACCCCGGCGGTCCGGCTGACGTGGGTCGCGCTCAAGCTCGACCCGGAGCTGTGCGCGGAGGCCGTGACGGCGCGCGGCGGCGGGATCGGCGGCGCCCAGCGGGCGCTGCTGCGGGCGGCCGACCAGCTGGCCAGCCGACTGACGGGGCTGGGATTCAGGGCGAGCGTGCTGGACGAGCGGGAGATCGTGACGGCGGTGGGCATCGCGTCCTGCGTCAACCCGCGCGCCAACAACGGCGGTGCGGCGGCCCGCGACGGGCGGGCGGCCCGGCGCACCCAGGAGTCGGTGCGGGCCTGGCGCTGCGACGACCGCTGGCACACCACGTACTGGGTCGGCAACTGGCCGCAGATGGGCCCGGGGGCGGTGCAACTGGCCGATCTGACCGCCCTGCTGACCTCGACGCCGGTGATGGCGACCACCTTCGCGCTGACCGCCTCGCGCGGTGCGCTCAACTCCCCCGCGCTGACCGGGTACGTACGGCTGGCGGCCCGCAGCGAGAACGAACTCGTCGCCGCCCGGCGCATCCTGGAGGGCCGCAGCGGCACCGCCCGCGCCTCTCTCGTGCGCCTTGACCGCGAGCAGCTTCCCGGCCTGCTGGCCACGCTCCCCCTCGGAGGTACGCGCTGA
- the eccB gene encoding type VII secretion protein EccB, whose translation MAARRDELNAYTFARKRTVAAFLKPQQNGSAEDAPRPMKAFMPSLVVGVLILVGFGGYGLIKPSAPAGWNTPGANVLVGSKSTTRYVYLDSGKKDKAGKEIDLLHPVLNLASARLLLSPDKYQVLKVDESVLDNPKILHGPTIGIPYAPDRLPEKDEAAKPKVWALCEQPIGTGSDSGTGDTARTEKMVFVLGGEDKKDVEESKNQLKPNEGLFVEAPSGGWYLVDNQGKAYAIGAIPGTDANGDPVALTSDEQAVRVKLSQALFGASPKAQAVTSDFMATLKQGAPITFPQIDGVGTPSSASGVPAQHKTIGMVIRVATGDGTQLFVVLKDRLAPISDFTSRLLLQGPDATTVYGNAKAEPLSANLADIEIGAAYDDKKWPAAGPTQVNTPSGRKVSCSVFNGTADSAGNAVQSTWAGTNYPEEVSEGGTSAYVTPGSGLLLRRVSSLNNTIGSVFLVTDTGLRYSVPSNGDSDTTAADTASADPNQSADDGPQKRLGYDGVTPVSVPNAWADLLAAGPTLDTTSAKQPQNQ comes from the coding sequence ATGGCAGCTCGACGGGATGAACTCAATGCCTACACATTCGCCCGCAAGCGGACGGTTGCCGCGTTCCTGAAGCCGCAGCAGAACGGCTCGGCCGAGGACGCCCCCCGCCCGATGAAGGCGTTCATGCCCAGCCTCGTCGTCGGGGTGCTGATACTCGTGGGCTTCGGCGGCTACGGCCTGATCAAGCCCAGCGCGCCCGCCGGCTGGAACACCCCCGGCGCCAACGTCCTCGTCGGCAGCAAGTCCACCACCCGTTACGTCTACCTGGACTCGGGCAAGAAGGACAAGGCGGGCAAGGAGATCGACCTCCTGCACCCGGTCCTGAACCTCGCGTCCGCCCGCCTCCTGCTCAGCCCCGACAAGTACCAGGTGCTCAAGGTCGACGAGTCCGTCCTGGACAACCCCAAGATCCTGCACGGCCCCACCATCGGCATCCCGTACGCCCCCGACCGCCTGCCGGAGAAGGACGAGGCGGCCAAGCCCAAGGTCTGGGCGCTGTGCGAGCAGCCGATCGGCACCGGCAGTGACAGCGGCACCGGCGACACGGCGAGGACCGAGAAGATGGTCTTCGTGCTCGGCGGCGAGGACAAGAAGGACGTCGAGGAGAGCAAGAACCAGCTCAAGCCCAACGAGGGGCTGTTCGTCGAGGCGCCCAGCGGCGGCTGGTACCTCGTCGACAACCAGGGCAAGGCCTACGCCATCGGCGCGATCCCCGGCACGGACGCCAACGGCGACCCCGTCGCGCTGACGTCCGACGAGCAAGCCGTCCGGGTCAAGCTGAGCCAGGCCCTGTTCGGGGCATCCCCCAAGGCGCAGGCCGTCACCTCGGACTTCATGGCAACCCTCAAGCAGGGCGCGCCCATCACCTTCCCCCAGATCGACGGCGTGGGCACCCCGTCCTCCGCCTCGGGCGTGCCGGCCCAGCACAAGACCATCGGCATGGTCATCCGGGTCGCCACCGGCGACGGCACCCAGCTGTTCGTCGTCCTGAAGGACCGGCTCGCCCCCATCAGCGACTTCACCTCCCGGCTGCTCCTCCAGGGCCCCGACGCGACCACCGTGTACGGGAACGCGAAGGCCGAGCCGCTGAGCGCCAACCTCGCCGACATCGAGATCGGCGCCGCCTACGACGACAAGAAGTGGCCCGCGGCCGGCCCCACCCAGGTCAACACCCCCAGCGGTCGCAAGGTCTCCTGCAGCGTCTTCAACGGCACCGCGGACAGCGCCGGCAACGCCGTCCAGAGCACCTGGGCCGGCACCAACTACCCCGAGGAGGTCTCCGAGGGCGGCACGAGCGCGTACGTCACCCCCGGCAGCGGCCTCCTGCTGCGCCGCGTCTCGTCCCTGAACAACACCATCGGCTCGGTCTTCCTCGTCACCGACACCGGCCTGCGCTACTCGGTGCCCTCCAACGGCGACAGTGACACCACCGCCGCCGACACCGCCTCGGCCGACCCCAACCAGTCCGCCGACGACGGCCCCCAGAAGCGGCTCGGCTACGACGGCGTCACCCCCGTCTCCGTGCCCAACGCCTGGGCCGACCTGCTGGCGGCGGGACCGACGCTGGACACCACGAGCGCCAAGCAGCCGCAGAACCAGTGA